Part of the Planctomycetaceae bacterium genome, CAGACCTGCCATCGCGGCCTATCGCCCGGACTTCTCCCGCGGTCTACTCTCAACTTTCTACTCTCTGGCAGTCGTAACAGGTTGCAGATATATAAGCTGCGGTGTGCCAGAAAAGAATGTCGCTCACTTGCCCCGCCGCCACCCGGCGATCGCCCGGAATATCATATTTACGCCTTATTGGTATTGCTTATACCTCTTTAAGACTGTACCCTATAGCACCTTCGCTTTTTGACGAAGAAACGGAGAGGCCTCTGGTGCGCCGAATCACGATGTTGATCGCCGCTGCAGCCATCTTCGCCATGCTGTGGTGGCCGGTGGAGTTTGCCGGTCAGCCCATGCGGGCGGCCCCCGGTGCTGCGCCCTCAGCAACCGCCACACCCGCCCCGGCGCCACTGGCGGCAGCGTATCTGCGTGAAGTCGCCGATCTGGGAAGGGACTTGGGACTGGGATGGGCCCAGGGGACCAGGAGCAGCTTCGTGGTGCTGAGCCCTCGCGGCAGCGGATGGTCGGCCAAGACCCTGCCGGTTCTTGAAAATGTCTATGAACGGTTCTGTCAGAGCTTCCTGAACGCGGGGTTCACCCTCGACGCACCCAGCGGTCCGCTGACCTGGGTCTGCTTTGCCACCCGGGCCGACTTCGACCGCTACGCCCGCTCGGCAGACCGAAGCGATCTGTGGTGGTCGCGGGGCTACTACTCGACGCGGACGAACCGCGTAGCCGTCTTCCGCCCCCGAGACGCCCACCACGACGAGGACATGACCGAAGTGGCCCACGAGGCCGCCCACCAGCTCGCCTACAACACCGGGCTGCAGAAACGCGGCGTGATGTATCCGGTCTGGGTTTCGGAAGGCATCGCCACGAACCTGGAGACAGCCCTGAACTCGCCCTGGCCCCTGGCGGCCACGAATCCGCGGCGCCTCCGGGCTCTTCGCGGCGCCGGCCTGATCCCCCTGTCGCAGTTGACCGCCTGGACCAGCGTGCCTGTCGAGAACGAGCAGGCCACCGAGAACGCCTACGCCCAGATCTGGGGCGTGTTCCACTTTCTGCTCAATCGCAAGCCCGTCCAACTCAAGGACTACATGGCTTCGTTGAGCCGCCTGCCCGCCGGGCGACGAAACGAACTGCAGTTGCGGCAGGAGTTCCTGCGCAGCTTCGGACCCTTCGAGAGCCTCGACGCCCAGTTCCGCCAGTACGTCGCGACCCTGGCCATCGAGACTACCGTCGCCAGCGGTCAGGACGCCCCGGCGAACTGAAAGAGCTTTCCGCCACACTTCGGAGGCGTCATACGTTTTCTCCCTCGACCCTGTACGCCTATAGCTGCAGCCAGATTCAGGACCCGCTCGAGTGCGACCGCAGCGGCGGTGAAACTAAAATAGTGTAGGGCCGCCTTGCCGGCAGCCGGCGACAGCGAAACGAAATCGGGGGACCGCCTTGGTGGCAGTCCGTCCGGCTGCTGGATCGAAAGGCGGAAAGGAGTCGGTCATGTTTGCACGAAAGCGCTCTGTAATTGGCGCTGGCCTGTTGGCCAGCACTGCACTGCTGCTGGGTTGGGCGGTAGCGGCGCATGCACAAGAGGCCCAGCCGAATAATATGCAAGCGCAGCCCGCGCCAGGAAAGGTGGTCAGGGCTCACGACTTGCTGGGAACCGACGTCAAGAACGACCGGGGCGAAAAGGTAGGCTCGGTGAAAGACATCGTCCTGTCGCCTCAACGCGACCGGGTTTCTTACGTGGCTTTGTCGGCCAATGGCAAGCTGTTTCCGATTCCCTGGCAGGCTTTCGGCATCTCGCCTGAAGCCCGCCTGACGCTCAATGTCGAAAAGAACCATTTCGACAACCTGCGGGGATTCGACTCCAAGAATTATCCGCCCCAGGCGGACATGAACTGGAGAGCCGGCACTGCCGCCGCTGGCGAGCGGCGCGAGGCCGCACGTGAGGCTTACAGGGAGCGGATGCATCTGCGTCGAGTGAGCGAGATCGTCGGAACTTCCGTTCGCGGAAGCGATGACAAGAAGCTCGGCGACATCGAGAACCTGATCATCGAGACGCCCGCGGCGGCCGCCACGGCCAGTCCGTCCGAGCAGCCCGCTCGCGATACCGATCGCGTGCGCGTGGGCGTCGGACCGCTGAACATCGACGTCAAGGACCGCGATAAGGAAGCTGCGGACAGGCCTCGCCCTGCCACCCCCGCCCCCACCGCGATGCATCAGGGCGAGGGCTATGTGACCTTTGCGGTCGTCTCGTACGGCGGCATCCTGGGCATCGGCGAGAAGATGTCTGCCGTGCCGTGGAATGCTCTGAATTTTGACGCGTCCAAGGATGTGGCTCGTCTTAATGCCACCAAGGATACGCTGGAATCGACGGCCTTCGCGTCCGACAGCTATCCTGACTTTGCCAACCGCCAGTGGTCGCAAGGCGTGTACCAGAAGTACAACGCCGAACCCTACTGGCAGGTGTACGGCTATACCGGCCGACCCAGTGAAACCGCTGGCAAAGCGTGGATGGCCGACAGCGACTACAACAAGCAGTTCGCTGCCGACAAGGTGACCACCATCCAGGGCACCATCGAGAGCGTCAGCACGTTCCGCCCGGCGCCCGATGCGGCCGCGGGGCAGCGTCTGCGCGTCAAGGCCGAGGATGGCAAGACGTATATCGTCCACCTCGGACCGGCCGGCTTCGTTGACGCCAAGGGCCTCAACCTGGCCAGCGGTGACACCGTTCACATCACCGGCGCCCAGGCTGATATGGAAGGGCGAACCGTGGTGATGGCCACGCAGATCCGCAAGGGCGACCAGACCCTGCAGCTTCGCGATCAGCAGGGCAAGCCGCTTTGGACCGAAAGGGATCTGACTCCCTCTCCGTCCATGCCTTCGGATCAGCCCAAGAGCAACGGCTACGAACGCCCGGATGATCTGTCCAAGCCTGGCCAGGATGCTCCCAGGCGTTGACGACCGGAGCAACGTGACGTAGAGTTCCCAGGTCCGGCAGGACGCACAGTCAAAAAGACTCGCGTCCAGCCGGACCGTTTTTTATGTCTGCACTGCAGCCAGCAACTTCGGAAAAAGAGAGTTGGTCCACAGCCGGCACAGAAAAGAACGAGAATCAGAGATGGGTGGCATGGCGACACACGTTTCTGTTTCTCGTGGGCGCCATGATGCTCAGCGCACACCCATGGCGACCCGCCCGACGATCGCAGTTCGCCCCGCATTCCCGCCCTGCAGCCCATCCTTGATTGCCCCGCCGCGCGAGGCTACACTTCGATCACACCCCCCGCGCCCGTAGCTCAGTAGGATAGAGCGGCGGTTTCCTAAACCGCAGGTCACAGGTTCGAATCCTGTCGGGCGTAGTTCAAAGGCCCCGCAAGGGGCCTTTGAACTAGAGAGGAGAGCGTAGAAAGGAGAAAGTAGGAATACCGGCAGAGCCTTCAGTCGCGTCAAGACGCTCAGTGGCTGCTGGACCGCTCTCCTCGGTCTCCTCTCTACTCTCTACTCTCTGGCCGTTAGAGCAACAGCACGATTCGATGAGTTCCCGGATCGTATTGCCGCCTGGTTCGAACTTGTGCCAGCAGGGCGTAGTGCCGCTCCGCGGCAAAACCCAGAGCAGAGACCGGTAGAAAACAGAGAGGATTAGAAACTGGGACGGGGACGGGGGCAGGGACGGGGAGTGCGGGATTACGCGGATTGAGAGGATAAGAGGATTAGAAACTGGGACAGGGACGGGGACAGGGACGGGGAGTGCGGGATTACGCGGATTGAGAGGATCAAGAGAGTATAAAAGGGCGGCAGAGGCACAATTGACGCCTGTGCGATTCAACTCTTTCAAGCGTTGGCATGTTTCCTGATGGCGGCCACCAGGGCGTCCGAAGGCCCGCTCTTGGTCAGGTATTCTGCCGCGCCCGCCTCGAGCATGGCCTTGGCCTGTTCATCTTGCTCGAACATAGACAGGCCGATGATTCGTGTATTGGGGAACTCCGCGTGAAGGATGCGAGTGGCCTCGATGCCGTTCATGCCCGGCATGGAGATATCCATGAGCACCACGTCAGGGCGAAGCTCTCGCACCAGGCTCACAGCCGACTCGCCGTCGGAGGCCTCGCCGACGATCACCATGTCGGGCTCCTCGCGAAGCAACGAAGCCATTCCCTGGCGCATGACGATATGGTCGTCCACCAGCACGATGCGGATTCTGCCCTCGGCGGCGTCTTGAACCGGAGGAGCCATCATCACCGATATTTGTGCCCTCTGCTGTGCCTGCGGCGGCGCCGGCGGCAATGCGGGGGCAACCAGCGTAAAGCGGCTGCCTCGGCTGGGGGCACTGTCGATCTCGATTGTTCCGCCCAGCAGCCCCAGTCGCTCGCGGATACTGAAAAGTCCAAAACCACCCGTAACGGTCCTGCCGCGAATGGCTTCGGGGTCGAACCCGGTCCCCTCGTCCGCCACGGTTATTTGGATCGAGCCGTTGGGCCGGGTCACGCATACCTTGGTGGATTTCACGCCGGCGTGTTTGACCACGTTGAACAGCAGTTCCCGAGTTGCCTGGAACAGCAGGATGGTAATATCCTCCCGCAGCGGCTTGGTGAGCCTGGGGACGCTTATATCCACCCTCAGGCCGTGCTTCTCCTGCATCCATCGGGCCAGCCACTCCAGCGCCGGGATCAGGCCGCCTTCATGCAGAATCGGCGGGCTCAACTCGGCCGTCAGCGAGCGGGAAGTCTCAATAGAATCATCCAGCAGATTCAGCACGTTTGAAATGGCTTTTCGCATGGCAGAATCGCCCGCGCGTTCCAGCACAGCCAGATGGAACTTGGCCCCCACGAGCAGTTGCTGCAAGCCGTCGTGGAGCACCTGCGCCAGGCGGCAGCGCTCGCGCTGTTCGGTCAGGGCAAGTTCCGCGGCCAGTCGCGCCAACTGCTCGGAACGATGCTTCAGTTCCGCCGTGCGTGCGGCAACCCGCTGTTCCAAATCCTCTTTGGCCTGACGAATCGCCTCTTCGGCGAGCTTGCGCTCAGTGATCTGACGCACGGAGCCTCGCATGACCAGATCGTGGCCGTCGTCGGGCTGGATCGTCGTTGTAGTCTCAACCCAGATGGTAGCTCCATCAGGTAGGAGCACGCGATACTCGTCGCGGTGTAAATCGATGGACACTCTGTTTTTAGCCTGCGCCAGCAATGAAGCCCCCGACCGTGAGATGCGCGCTCGATCGTCGGGATGAACGCATGCGAGCCAGCGCTCATAGCTTATCGCCGAGCCGGAGGGGATGCCGAACAGCTCATAGTGCTCTTGGCTCCAGTAGCCTGTGTTGTGCGTGACGTTCCACTCGTAAAAGCCGATTTGCCCGGCACGGGCCACCCGCTTGAGCCGCTCCTCGCTTTCACGAAGTGCCTCCTCGGCCTGCTTGCGGTCGGTGATGTCTGTGAAGACGTTCCCGATGCGCCGGCTCTCGGGACCGCCCACCTTGAAGACATAGAAGCTGTACCACTTATGGTCGTGGGCGGCATAGCGCTCCATCTGGGCACCCTGTCCGGTCCGGGCAACCTCGCCGAAGACTTCGTACCAGTACTCCTCGTAGTCCGGGCTGATCTCGCGCAGGCGCTTACCGGTGAAGTCCATCC contains:
- a CDS encoding DUF1570 domain-containing protein, whose product is MRRITMLIAAAAIFAMLWWPVEFAGQPMRAAPGAAPSATATPAPAPLAAAYLREVADLGRDLGLGWAQGTRSSFVVLSPRGSGWSAKTLPVLENVYERFCQSFLNAGFTLDAPSGPLTWVCFATRADFDRYARSADRSDLWWSRGYYSTRTNRVAVFRPRDAHHDEDMTEVAHEAAHQLAYNTGLQKRGVMYPVWVSEGIATNLETALNSPWPLAATNPRRLRALRGAGLIPLSQLTAWTSVPVENEQATENAYAQIWGVFHFLLNRKPVQLKDYMASLSRLPAGRRNELQLRQEFLRSFGPFESLDAQFRQYVATLAIETTVASGQDAPAN
- a CDS encoding PRC-barrel domain-containing protein yields the protein MFARKRSVIGAGLLASTALLLGWAVAAHAQEAQPNNMQAQPAPGKVVRAHDLLGTDVKNDRGEKVGSVKDIVLSPQRDRVSYVALSANGKLFPIPWQAFGISPEARLTLNVEKNHFDNLRGFDSKNYPPQADMNWRAGTAAAGERREAAREAYRERMHLRRVSEIVGTSVRGSDDKKLGDIENLIIETPAAAATASPSEQPARDTDRVRVGVGPLNIDVKDRDKEAADRPRPATPAPTAMHQGEGYVTFAVVSYGGILGIGEKMSAVPWNALNFDASKDVARLNATKDTLESTAFASDSYPDFANRQWSQGVYQKYNAEPYWQVYGYTGRPSETAGKAWMADSDYNKQFAADKVTTIQGTIESVSTFRPAPDAAAGQRLRVKAEDGKTYIVHLGPAGFVDAKGLNLASGDTVHITGAQADMEGRTVVMATQIRKGDQTLQLRDQQGKPLWTERDLTPSPSMPSDQPKSNGYERPDDLSKPGQDAPRR